The uncultured Desulfobulbus sp. genome window below encodes:
- a CDS encoding Na(+)-translocating NADH-quinone reductase subunit A, whose amino-acid sequence MDTITIRRGLDIPITGGPEQRIGTGPPVGEVALVGDDYPGMKPTMLVKEGERVRLGQPLFSDKKNEAVLFTAPAAGTVRAIHRGAKRRFESVVITLDGDEAVEFGSSFSSPASQSREDLRSLLLRSGLWTSFRTRPFGKIPAADATPHSLFITALDTAPLAADPLVLVQQDPALLTIGLECLQRLLDVPMHLCVRPHAELEPLLIPGVSVHGFAGPHPAGLPSTHIHYLDPVHAQKQVWHLDVQDLLAIGHLCKTGTLATQKVIALAGPGVKKPRLLTTRPGASLEQLTRDELHPQGKWRLLSGSVLDGRIAGGTVDYLGRYHRQVAVLEEGAGRSLFGWLAPGRDRFSTTGLFASRWSPAKRFEMITAAWGGRRAIYPLGVYEKVLDLDIIATSLLKSLAVGDPEKAAALGCLELIEEDLALCSFVCPGKNEFGPMLRSVLTAIEAGE is encoded by the coding sequence ATGGATACTATTACCATTCGTCGCGGTCTCGATATTCCAATAACAGGTGGGCCGGAGCAGCGCATAGGAACGGGGCCACCGGTGGGGGAAGTCGCCTTGGTCGGTGACGACTATCCCGGCATGAAACCGACTATGCTGGTCAAAGAGGGAGAACGGGTGCGTTTGGGACAGCCCCTGTTTTCCGATAAAAAAAATGAAGCAGTTCTCTTTACAGCCCCTGCTGCCGGCACTGTTCGGGCGATTCATCGTGGTGCCAAACGACGTTTTGAATCGGTGGTTATCACTCTCGACGGTGATGAGGCGGTTGAGTTTGGCTCTTCCTTTTCCTCCCCTGCCTCGCAATCTCGCGAGGATCTGCGCTCTCTCCTCCTGCGTTCCGGCCTCTGGACCAGTTTTCGAACCCGACCTTTCGGTAAGATTCCAGCTGCGGATGCCACGCCTCATTCACTTTTTATCACCGCACTGGATACTGCTCCCCTGGCAGCCGATCCCTTGGTGCTTGTGCAGCAGGATCCGGCACTTCTCACCATCGGGCTGGAGTGTTTGCAGCGCCTCCTTGACGTCCCCATGCATCTCTGTGTTCGTCCACATGCTGAACTGGAGCCGTTGCTGATCCCTGGTGTGAGTGTGCATGGTTTTGCAGGGCCACATCCCGCCGGACTCCCTTCTACGCATATCCATTACCTTGACCCGGTTCATGCACAGAAACAGGTCTGGCACCTGGATGTTCAGGATCTGCTTGCCATAGGTCATCTCTGTAAAACCGGAACGTTAGCCACCCAAAAGGTTATTGCCCTAGCCGGGCCCGGGGTCAAGAAACCACGTTTGCTGACGACACGGCCCGGGGCCTCACTTGAACAGCTCACCCGAGATGAGCTGCATCCGCAGGGAAAATGGCGTCTTCTCTCCGGTTCTGTGCTGGATGGCCGCATTGCTGGAGGAACCGTCGATTATCTGGGACGCTATCACCGCCAGGTTGCGGTGCTGGAAGAGGGCGCTGGAAGGAGTCTCTTTGGCTGGCTAGCCCCGGGGCGTGATCGTTTTTCAACAACCGGTTTATTTGCCTCCAGGTGGTCCCCAGCGAAACGGTTCGAGATGATAACCGCCGCCTGGGGGGGGAGACGGGCAATTTATCCCCTGGGTGTCTATGAGAAGGTGCTCGACCTGGATATCATTGCCACTTCGCTGCTCAAAAGCCTTGCCGTTGGCGATCCGGAAAAAGCAGCAG